In Deltaproteobacteria bacterium, one genomic interval encodes:
- the trbD gene encoding conjugal transfer protein TrbD translates to MEGRTQHSAALERPRTVPVHRALTRPLLLAGADRELALANGVVVAALLFGIGLSWYTASVSAALLVIGHWGLVLLAKHDPELRRVYVRHVGLAAYYPATPRELRRAPLVHPSVTVSE, encoded by the coding sequence ATGGAAGGGCGCACCCAGCACAGCGCCGCCCTCGAGCGCCCGAGAACTGTTCCCGTCCACCGCGCCCTCACTCGCCCGCTGCTGCTGGCTGGCGCCGATCGCGAGCTCGCTCTGGCGAACGGGGTCGTCGTCGCCGCGCTCCTCTTCGGGATCGGCCTCTCCTGGTACACGGCGTCGGTCTCCGCCGCGCTCCTGGTGATCGGCCATTGGGGCCTGGTGCTGCTCGCGAAGCACGATCCCGAGCTCCGACGCGTCTATGTCCGCCACGTCGGTCTGGCGGCGTACTACCCGGCGACGCCGCGCGAGCTTCGGAGGGCGCCGCTCGTGCATCCCTCCGTGACGGTCTCGGAGTAG
- a CDS encoding TrbC/VirB2 family protein, which produces MNAGIALGSGSSKRWNSVLIKSVVLGAMLALTIPDTAFATTSGPSMPWDAPLQTLLDNLQGTVARILVTVAVVITGLLFAFGESGGAFRRVFGIAFGAAIALGALTVLTSLGFVGATF; this is translated from the coding sequence GTGAACGCAGGAATCGCGCTCGGGTCGGGGTCGAGCAAGCGTTGGAATAGCGTTCTCATCAAGTCAGTCGTGCTGGGAGCCATGCTCGCGCTCACGATACCCGACACGGCATTCGCGACGACCTCCGGGCCGTCGATGCCCTGGGACGCCCCCCTGCAGACGCTTCTCGACAACCTCCAGGGCACCGTCGCGCGGATTCTGGTGACGGTCGCGGTCGTGATTACCGGGTTGTTGTTCGCATTCGGCGAGTCGGGAGGCGCCTTCCGGCGCGTCTTCGGAATCGCCTTCGGCGCCGCGATCGCGCTCGGCGCTCTCACGGTGCTCACGAGCCTCGGGTTCGTGGGAGCGACCTTCTGA
- the trbB gene encoding P-type conjugative transfer ATPase TrbB — protein MTNSLELARFHQVERDGSRDHRSLEYAARPLLSAFLAMSPSAIDLRDQRDRRLRDKLRRELGGDVLSALSDASVVEVMLNADGELWVERLGSGVAPLGGTMSRSQAENLLGTVAALAETEINEGRPLLEVELPFDGSRFHGVVSPVSSAPVFAIRKRAVRVHTLDDYVDGGILAPGGRDALRAALGRRENIVICGGTGSGKTTLANALLREAVELAGPCERFVILEDTVELQCTAANHIQLRTTDEIDLTRLVRATMRLRPDRIVIGEIRGREALALLKAWNTGHPGGVTTVHANSAGAALSRIDQLIQEAGVPSQPQLIAESVDLIVSIARCNGGRRVEELLQVEGYEQGRGYQLSRIEVGC, from the coding sequence GTGACCAACTCGCTGGAACTTGCACGATTCCACCAAGTTGAGAGGGACGGCAGCCGAGACCATCGCAGCCTTGAGTATGCGGCACGCCCCTTGCTCAGCGCCTTCCTCGCGATGAGCCCCTCCGCGATCGACCTCCGCGATCAGCGAGACCGCCGCCTGCGCGACAAGCTTCGTCGCGAACTTGGCGGTGACGTCCTATCTGCGCTCTCCGACGCATCCGTCGTCGAAGTGATGCTGAACGCCGATGGTGAGCTGTGGGTCGAGCGGCTCGGCTCGGGGGTAGCTCCGCTCGGCGGGACGATGAGCCGGTCCCAGGCCGAGAACCTCCTGGGCACGGTGGCGGCGCTCGCGGAGACCGAGATCAATGAGGGTCGGCCGCTGCTCGAGGTGGAGCTGCCGTTCGATGGCAGCCGCTTCCACGGAGTCGTCTCTCCAGTTTCGAGCGCACCCGTGTTCGCGATCCGCAAGAGAGCGGTGCGGGTCCACACGCTCGACGACTACGTCGATGGCGGAATCCTCGCTCCTGGCGGACGCGATGCCCTTCGGGCCGCGCTTGGCCGCCGCGAGAACATCGTCATCTGTGGAGGCACCGGCTCCGGGAAGACGACGCTCGCCAACGCGCTGCTGCGAGAGGCTGTGGAGCTGGCGGGTCCGTGCGAGCGCTTCGTGATCCTCGAGGACACGGTCGAGCTGCAGTGCACGGCGGCGAATCACATCCAGCTGCGCACCACCGACGAGATCGATCTCACGCGACTGGTTCGGGCGACGATGCGGTTGCGCCCGGATCGGATCGTGATCGGTGAGATACGGGGGAGGGAGGCTCTTGCGCTCTTGAAGGCGTGGAACACCGGCCATCCAGGGGGGGTGACGACCGTCCATGCCAACAGCGCCGGGGCAGCCCTCTCCCGTATCGACCAGTTGATCCAGGAAGCCGGCGTTCCGTCGCAGCCGCAGCTGATCGCCGAGTCCGTGGATCTGATCGTGTCCATCGCCCGCTGCAATGGCGGGCGGCGGGTGGAGGAACTCCTCCAGGTGGAGGGGTACGAGCAGGGTCGGGGATACCAGCTGTCCCGCATCGAGGTGGGATGCTGA
- a CDS encoding DUF1259 domain-containing protein, translated as MRRPIAWPRTDERVVVDGAPLDPAAGPGSWAAFWPADGAAVVVGDTVAFEDEITPALDAALASGLEMRALHDYFVFDRTPVYFLHMGGYGDANGLAAGVNSVWDAIRAVRKARPQPGDRTRGEPPACGTPEAGASTGAGRALNRSLSSGRMVPSAVVGAPRCRSSHALARREQARHRGPGRSVREAARHEHAHTAVLVVIGFDDAANGERKKATGRSSEA; from the coding sequence ATGCGTCGTCCGATCGCGTGGCCGCGCACCGACGAGCGGGTGGTCGTCGACGGTGCGCCGCTGGATCCCGCCGCCGGACCCGGTTCCTGGGCTGCATTCTGGCCGGCGGACGGCGCGGCCGTGGTGGTGGGCGACACGGTGGCCTTCGAGGACGAGATCACGCCTGCCCTAGACGCCGCTCTCGCGTCCGGTTTGGAAATGAGGGCGCTCCACGACTACTTCGTCTTCGATCGAACGCCCGTCTATTTCCTGCACATGGGTGGCTATGGAGACGCGAACGGGCTCGCAGCCGGCGTGAACTCGGTCTGGGATGCGATCCGCGCGGTGCGCAAGGCGCGCCCGCAGCCAGGCGACCGAACCCGGGGCGAGCCCCCTGCGTGCGGAACCCCAGAGGCGGGCGCAAGCACAGGAGCCGGGCGAGCGCTGAACCGCTCGCTCTCGAGCGGCCGTATGGTGCCGTCGGCCGTCGTCGGGGCACCTCGATGCCGGTCCTCGCATGCGCTCGCAAGGAGGGAGCAAGCCCGACATAGGGGACCGGGACGGAGCGTGCGGGAGGCGGCGAGACACGAGCACGCGCACACTGCTGTCCTGGTGGTGATTGGCTTCGACGACGCAGCCAACGGGGAGAGGAAAAAGGCGACCGGGCGATCGAGTGAAGCCTGA
- a CDS encoding DUF305 domain-containing protein: MSWGRFTSMIAASTFLMFFLMYQLIYSLDHASFSMNRLVASLVMGCVMTIIMLGFMWSMYSGLGTKLAVLAVALVLGVSLLWINRSQTLIGDIAFMRSMIPHHSIAINNARKAALSDPRVRKLADEIIASQVREIAEMKLLIDEIQRNGERGDAVLPARSAELSADTMRNIQDAVK, from the coding sequence ATGTCCTGGGGGCGGTTTACGTCGATGATCGCGGCGTCGACCTTCCTCATGTTCTTCTTGATGTACCAGCTGATCTACAGCCTCGATCATGCCAGCTTCAGCATGAACCGGCTCGTCGCCTCATTGGTCATGGGCTGTGTCATGACGATCATCATGCTCGGCTTCATGTGGTCGATGTATAGCGGCCTCGGCACGAAGCTCGCTGTTCTTGCTGTAGCGCTGGTGCTTGGCGTCTCCCTCCTGTGGATCAACCGCAGCCAGACCCTGATTGGCGACATCGCCTTCATGAGGTCCATGATCCCGCACCATTCGATCGCCATCAACAATGCGCGGAAGGCCGCGCTCAGCGATCCACGCGTGCGCAAGCTCGCCGATGAGATCATCGCGAGCCAGGTGCGCGAGATCGCAGAGATGAAACTGTTGATCGACGAGATTCAGCGGAACGGCGAGCGTGGTGACGCCGTCCTTCCCGCGCGTTCGGCCGAACTCAGCGCGGACACGATGCGCAACATCCAGGACGCCGTGAAGTAA
- a CDS encoding sigma-70 family RNA polymerase sigma factor → MERYAAGDEAAFEELFRRYEGRAYAFFVRRTSSAERAKDLYQELFLRIHRGRDAYDPTRPFTPWFFQIAHRILIDEFRRAHRSHEVALDGSEPRAEQPRSDDRLADREQLTEALDVLSPVERYVLVSSKVEGIGYPQLAVELGKSIDAVKKMASRAMQRVRATPRPGMVPIALRSR, encoded by the coding sequence ATGGAGCGCTACGCGGCTGGCGACGAGGCGGCCTTCGAGGAGCTCTTCCGGCGCTACGAGGGCCGGGCCTACGCCTTCTTCGTCCGGAGGACCTCGTCCGCCGAGCGCGCGAAGGATCTCTATCAGGAGCTCTTCCTTCGCATCCACCGAGGCCGTGACGCCTACGATCCGACCCGGCCGTTCACGCCGTGGTTCTTCCAGATCGCCCATCGCATCCTCATCGACGAGTTCCGCCGCGCCCACCGCTCCCATGAGGTCGCGCTCGACGGGAGCGAGCCGCGAGCCGAGCAGCCGAGGAGCGACGATCGGCTGGCGGATCGTGAACAGCTCACGGAGGCGCTCGACGTGCTCTCGCCGGTGGAGCGCTACGTCCTCGTTTCCTCGAAGGTCGAGGGCATCGGCTATCCGCAGCTCGCGGTCGAGCTCGGGAAGTCGATCGATGCCGTCAAGAAGATGGCCTCGCGCGCGATGCAGCGGGTCCGCGCTACGCCGCGTCCTGGAATGGTCCCGATCGCACTCCGCTCCCGCTAG
- a CDS encoding CusA/CzcA family heavy metal efflux RND transporter — MLEKIIDASVRNQLLVVLFTTAIIGAGIYALRNIPLDALPDVSDVQVIVFTEWPGQPPQIVEDQVTYPITTTMLAVANAKVVRGYSFFGLSFVYVIFDDGTDIYWARSRVLEYLSFVQNQLPQGVTPVLGPDATPVGWVFQYALIDRSGRHDLSQLRSIQDWYVRYQLQTVPGVANVASAGGFVKQYQVTIDPNRLLAYDLPLGTVVQAIRRSNNDTGGRVVEYAEAEYMVEGKGYIQNVRDVEQIPVGVDGHGTPILLRDIGDVRLGPDIRRGAMQLDADGEVVTGTIEMRYWNNALAVIDRVKAKIESLKPGLPEGVEIVPIYDRSALIGRAQAMLRKKLLEESLIVAAVCMIFLLHLRSAFVAIFTLPVGILVAMAIMYWQGLVANIMSLGGIAIAIGAMVDGAIVMIENAHKHLERDRGKKPHWDIIVDATKEVGPALFYSLAIIAVSFLPVFALTGQSGRMFSPLAFTKTYAMAAAAALSITVVPVLMGYLVRGRIPPEARNPINRALIWAYRPLLRGALRWRWAVLAAAVALLALTWLPYSRLGSEFIPPLNEGDLLYMPSLLPGVSITEAQAVAQQANKLIMTVPEVKHALAKIGRARTPLDPAPLEMMETTVILKPEDEWRPGMTIEKLTTELNDLIRFPGVTNAWTLPIKTRIDMLSTGIKTPVGIKLTGPDLTVLEELGKQVEPLVRGLAGTRSVYAERVAGGYYMSFVVNRMEAARYGLTVEDVLDVIQSAIGGTNVTTTIEGLERYPLNVRYARELRQSPEALRRVLLATPTGAQVPLGQVADIFPRMGPPSIKTEGAQPQAWIYVDIDPDQDVGSYVERAKQVVASNVKLPAGYTVQWSGQYQYIQEANERLKVVIPITLLIILLLLYLNFRNMTEVLIVMLALPFAVVGGIWFMWILGYNMSVAVVVGFIALAGVAAETGVVMIIYLDHAFEARRGRSPRMTGQELYDAIMEGAVERVRPKMMTVSAIIAGLLPIMWSNETGARVMKRIATPMVGGMVTSTVLTLIIIPIVYEIWRAWQLRRESAADDASSAS; from the coding sequence GTGCTCGAGAAGATCATCGACGCGTCCGTCCGCAATCAGCTCCTCGTGGTCCTGTTCACGACCGCGATCATCGGGGCCGGGATCTACGCACTCCGGAACATCCCCCTGGACGCGCTGCCCGACGTGAGCGACGTCCAGGTCATCGTCTTCACCGAGTGGCCGGGTCAGCCGCCTCAAATCGTCGAAGACCAGGTCACCTATCCGATCACGACCACGATGCTCGCCGTCGCGAACGCGAAGGTCGTGCGCGGCTACTCCTTCTTCGGCCTCTCCTTCGTCTACGTGATCTTCGACGATGGCACCGACATCTACTGGGCCCGCAGCCGCGTGCTCGAGTACCTGAGCTTCGTACAGAACCAGCTCCCGCAAGGCGTCACGCCCGTTCTCGGGCCGGACGCGACGCCGGTTGGCTGGGTCTTCCAGTACGCGTTGATCGACCGATCCGGCCGCCACGACCTCTCGCAGCTCCGCAGCATCCAGGACTGGTACGTGCGCTACCAGCTCCAGACCGTTCCGGGTGTCGCCAACGTCGCGTCGGCCGGCGGCTTCGTGAAGCAGTACCAGGTGACGATCGATCCGAACCGGCTGCTGGCCTACGACCTCCCCCTCGGCACCGTCGTACAGGCGATCCGGCGTAGCAACAACGACACCGGGGGGCGCGTCGTCGAGTACGCCGAAGCCGAATACATGGTGGAGGGCAAGGGCTACATCCAGAACGTCCGCGACGTCGAGCAGATCCCGGTCGGGGTGGACGGTCACGGCACGCCGATCCTGCTCCGCGACATCGGAGACGTGAGGCTCGGTCCCGACATCCGGCGGGGAGCGATGCAGCTCGATGCAGATGGGGAGGTGGTCACCGGTACGATCGAGATGCGCTACTGGAACAACGCCCTCGCGGTGATCGATCGGGTCAAGGCGAAGATCGAGTCCTTGAAGCCCGGCCTGCCGGAAGGCGTGGAGATCGTCCCCATCTACGACCGCTCGGCGCTGATCGGCCGCGCCCAGGCGATGCTCCGCAAGAAGCTCCTCGAGGAGAGCCTGATCGTCGCCGCCGTCTGCATGATCTTCCTGCTGCACCTGCGCTCGGCCTTCGTGGCGATCTTCACGCTGCCGGTGGGGATCCTGGTCGCCATGGCGATCATGTACTGGCAGGGACTGGTGGCCAACATCATGTCGCTCGGCGGGATCGCGATCGCAATCGGTGCGATGGTGGACGGCGCCATCGTGATGATCGAGAACGCGCACAAACACCTGGAGCGGGACCGAGGGAAGAAGCCGCACTGGGACATCATCGTCGACGCGACCAAGGAGGTGGGTCCCGCGCTCTTCTACTCGCTCGCCATCATCGCCGTCTCGTTCCTCCCGGTCTTCGCCCTGACGGGCCAGTCGGGGCGCATGTTCTCGCCGCTTGCCTTCACCAAGACCTACGCCATGGCGGCCGCCGCAGCCCTCTCGATCACCGTGGTGCCGGTGCTGATGGGATACCTGGTACGCGGGCGCATCCCTCCGGAGGCGCGGAACCCGATCAATCGCGCCCTGATCTGGGCCTATCGCCCCTTGCTGCGCGGGGCCCTGCGCTGGCGCTGGGCCGTCCTGGCCGCGGCGGTGGCGCTCCTCGCGCTGACCTGGCTTCCCTATTCCCGGCTGGGATCCGAGTTCATTCCGCCGCTCAACGAGGGAGACCTGCTCTACATGCCGTCGCTGCTGCCCGGCGTCTCGATCACGGAGGCGCAGGCGGTGGCGCAGCAGGCGAACAAGCTGATCATGACCGTGCCCGAGGTGAAGCACGCCCTCGCCAAGATCGGGCGGGCACGAACGCCTCTCGATCCGGCGCCGCTCGAGATGATGGAGACCACCGTCATCCTGAAGCCGGAGGACGAGTGGCGGCCGGGAATGACGATCGAGAAGCTCACGACGGAGCTCAACGACCTCATCCGGTTCCCCGGGGTCACGAATGCCTGGACGCTTCCCATCAAGACCCGCATCGACATGCTCTCGACGGGGATCAAGACACCGGTCGGAATCAAGCTGACGGGTCCCGATCTCACGGTTCTCGAGGAGCTGGGGAAGCAGGTCGAGCCTCTGGTCCGGGGGCTTGCCGGGACGCGGAGCGTGTACGCCGAACGCGTCGCCGGAGGCTATTACATGTCGTTCGTGGTCAATCGGATGGAGGCGGCCCGCTACGGGCTCACGGTCGAGGACGTCCTTGACGTGATCCAGTCGGCGATCGGCGGCACGAACGTGACGACCACGATCGAGGGGCTCGAGCGCTATCCGCTGAACGTGCGCTACGCGCGCGAGCTGCGCCAGAGCCCGGAGGCGTTGCGCCGCGTGTTGCTGGCGACACCGACCGGAGCGCAGGTGCCGCTCGGTCAGGTGGCGGACATCTTCCCGCGTATGGGGCCGCCGTCCATCAAGACGGAGGGAGCCCAGCCCCAAGCCTGGATCTACGTGGACATCGACCCGGACCAGGACGTGGGGAGCTACGTGGAGCGCGCGAAGCAGGTGGTGGCTTCGAACGTGAAGCTCCCCGCTGGATACACGGTGCAGTGGAGCGGCCAGTACCAGTACATCCAGGAAGCGAACGAGCGGCTCAAGGTGGTCATCCCGATCACTCTGCTGATCATCCTCCTGCTCCTCTACCTGAACTTCCGGAACATGACGGAGGTTCTGATCGTGATGCTGGCGCTGCCGTTCGCGGTCGTCGGCGGAATCTGGTTCATGTGGATCCTCGGGTACAACATGAGCGTGGCGGTAGTGGTCGGCTTCATCGCGCTGGCGGGCGTGGCGGCCGAGACCGGAGTGGTGATGATCATCTACCTCGACCACGCCTTCGAGGCCAGACGCGGACGGAGCCCCCGGATGACCGGACAGGAGCTCTACGACGCCATCATGGAGGGCGCGGTCGAGCGCGTTCGCCCGAAGATGATGACCGTGAGCGCGATCATCGCCGGCCTGCTCCCGATCATGTGGAGCAACGAAACCGGCGCACGCGTCATGAAGCGGATCGCAACGCCGATGGTCGGCGGGATGGTCACGTCGACCGTGCTCACGTTGATCATCATCCCGATCGTCTACGAGATCTGGCGCGCCTGGCAGCTCCGTCGGGAGTCGGCAGCGGACGATGCATCCTCCGCATCCTAG
- a CDS encoding efflux RND transporter periplasmic adaptor subunit: MGKITTLLASALLLSLLLACSEDTRAPDSGTVEGRPAAEQGEQRKVLYWKSPMDPTFISKSPGKDSMGMDLVPVYEGEEPEGPPGTVRIDPATIQNIGVTTAVVERKHLSREIRTVGRIGYDETKVRRIAPRVGGWIEEQHVNFPGQVVRRGEPLLAIYSPELVATQEEYLVALRYQNRLHESTLHDAVAGAGDLVRAAEARLRYWDITDHQIEALRQRGEITRTMVLHAPFRGIVVERMIPEGGFLQPGQTVYALADISTVWVYANVYEYEAPWLRVGQQATMTLAYQPGVEHRGKVTYVYPYLDEKTRTIEVRMEFPNTPEFDLKPDMWANVMLHSEVVRGGLAIPLQAVIRTGRRDLALVALEGGRFEPREVKLGAEAGDEFEVLDGLAEGERVVTSAQFLINSESNLQSAVRKMMTATEAAAKPMEGDGAMEGEEAPRPHADQAPGPAHSGHAPE, from the coding sequence ATGGGCAAGATCACCACTCTCCTCGCCTCCGCTCTGCTGCTGTCCCTGCTGCTGGCCTGCTCCGAAGACACGCGCGCCCCGGACTCCGGGACCGTGGAGGGCCGGCCCGCCGCCGAGCAGGGCGAGCAGCGCAAGGTCCTCTACTGGAAGTCGCCCATGGACCCGACCTTCATCTCCAAGAGCCCGGGGAAGGACTCCATGGGCATGGACCTCGTGCCCGTCTACGAGGGCGAGGAGCCCGAGGGACCGCCGGGGACGGTGCGCATCGATCCGGCCACGATCCAGAACATCGGCGTTACCACAGCCGTGGTCGAGCGCAAGCATCTGAGCCGCGAGATCCGCACCGTCGGCCGCATCGGCTACGACGAGACCAAGGTCCGCCGCATCGCGCCCCGGGTCGGCGGCTGGATCGAGGAGCAGCACGTGAACTTCCCGGGGCAGGTCGTGCGCCGCGGGGAGCCGCTCCTCGCGATCTACAGCCCGGAGCTCGTGGCGACCCAGGAGGAGTATCTGGTGGCGCTCCGCTACCAGAATCGACTCCACGAGAGCACGCTGCACGACGCCGTGGCGGGAGCCGGCGACCTCGTTCGCGCGGCGGAGGCCCGGCTCCGGTACTGGGACATCACCGACCACCAGATCGAGGCGCTGCGCCAGCGCGGCGAGATCACGCGCACCATGGTCCTGCACGCGCCGTTCCGCGGCATCGTCGTGGAGCGCATGATCCCGGAGGGCGGGTTCCTCCAGCCGGGGCAGACCGTGTACGCCCTCGCGGACATCTCGACCGTCTGGGTCTACGCGAACGTCTACGAGTACGAGGCGCCATGGCTGCGCGTCGGTCAGCAGGCCACGATGACCCTGGCCTACCAGCCGGGCGTCGAGCACCGCGGCAAGGTCACCTACGTGTACCCCTACCTCGACGAGAAGACCCGGACGATCGAGGTCCGCATGGAGTTCCCGAACACCCCGGAGTTCGATCTCAAGCCCGACATGTGGGCGAACGTCATGCTTCACAGCGAGGTGGTGCGCGGGGGTCTCGCCATTCCCCTCCAGGCGGTCATTCGCACCGGGCGGCGCGACCTGGCTCTCGTTGCGCTCGAAGGAGGCCGCTTCGAGCCGCGGGAGGTGAAGCTCGGCGCGGAGGCCGGTGACGAATTCGAGGTGCTCGACGGCCTGGCCGAGGGCGAGCGCGTCGTCACCTCCGCGCAGTTCCTGATCAACTCCGAGAGCAACCTCCAGTCGGCAGTCCGCAAGATGATGACCGCGACGGAGGCCGCAGCGAAGCCGATGGAGGGCGATGGAGCGATGGAGGGCGAGGAGGCTCCTCGCCCGCACGCCGATCAGGCTCCAGGCCCGGCCCACTCCGGACACGCCCCCGAGTAG
- a CDS encoding TolC family protein translates to MSSLAAVPTGARLDRDQLQSLPPTGPRRPLLSRRATPTLVCALGILHVAAAPVGAQPRSSQPGAVTEADLLARPSLEVVVQYAIEHNPRIRAVRFEWEGAKERITSQSWYENPMVMYMPDTGAMAETRAGPQMQGVEVSQAIPFPGKLTLRGRVEQARAEATYQVHGATIQEISRQVRARYADYYLAGRALVINDETTALTRQFADVAQAKYRVGTAAQQDVILAQEQLSRLTAERVVAEGDFETAIGALNALLDRPPRAPLGPPADLEAEPLAVSLERLVEVAGQERPELRAQDRIVDASQHSRRLARMGYLPDLTIGAQWIEVRGGTNPTFPDDGDDIWAVKLGFSIPLWLNRIGAEVDEAEFRVRREESRRRDLTNQVVDQVQRHYERVRVAARSEEIYRATLIPQTTERIAAARAGYQTGEVDFLTLIDSLRSLEDVRLLRDRAVRDYQRAVADLERAVGRPLSSLTP, encoded by the coding sequence ATGAGCTCGCTGGCGGCCGTGCCGACCGGAGCTCGCCTCGATCGTGACCAGCTGCAATCGCTTCCGCCGACGGGTCCGCGGAGACCCCTTCTTTCACGCAGGGCGACGCCTACGCTGGTCTGCGCACTCGGAATCCTGCACGTCGCCGCCGCGCCAGTGGGAGCCCAGCCGCGGTCGAGCCAGCCGGGTGCCGTGACGGAAGCCGATCTCCTCGCGCGTCCGTCGCTCGAGGTCGTCGTGCAGTATGCGATCGAGCACAACCCGCGCATTCGTGCGGTTCGCTTCGAATGGGAGGGAGCGAAGGAGCGGATCACGTCGCAGAGCTGGTACGAGAACCCCATGGTCATGTACATGCCGGACACGGGGGCCATGGCCGAGACCCGCGCCGGCCCGCAGATGCAGGGCGTCGAGGTGTCACAGGCCATCCCGTTCCCGGGGAAGCTCACGTTGCGCGGGCGGGTCGAGCAGGCACGAGCCGAGGCGACGTACCAGGTCCACGGGGCGACGATCCAGGAGATCTCGCGTCAGGTCCGCGCGCGCTATGCGGACTACTACCTCGCGGGACGAGCGCTCGTCATCAACGACGAGACCACCGCCCTGACGCGCCAGTTCGCCGACGTTGCGCAGGCGAAGTACCGGGTGGGGACCGCGGCCCAGCAGGACGTAATCCTCGCGCAGGAGCAGCTGAGCCGCCTCACGGCGGAGCGGGTGGTGGCCGAGGGAGACTTCGAGACCGCTATCGGAGCCCTGAACGCGCTGCTCGACCGCCCGCCGCGAGCTCCGCTGGGGCCTCCGGCGGATCTGGAGGCAGAGCCTCTCGCCGTTTCGCTCGAACGCCTGGTCGAGGTCGCAGGCCAGGAACGGCCGGAGCTGCGGGCCCAGGATCGCATCGTCGACGCGAGCCAGCACTCCCGACGGCTGGCGCGGATGGGCTACCTGCCCGACCTGACGATCGGGGCCCAGTGGATCGAGGTGCGGGGCGGAACGAACCCGACCTTCCCGGACGACGGCGACGACATCTGGGCCGTCAAGCTCGGGTTCTCGATCCCGCTGTGGCTGAACCGGATCGGCGCCGAGGTCGACGAGGCGGAGTTTCGCGTGCGGCGCGAGGAATCGCGCCGGCGAGACCTCACGAACCAAGTCGTCGACCAGGTGCAGCGGCACTACGAGCGCGTGCGGGTCGCCGCTCGCAGCGAGGAGATCTACCGGGCGACACTGATCCCGCAGACCACGGAGCGCATCGCGGCGGCGCGCGCCGGCTACCAGACGGGGGAGGTGGACTTCCTCACCCTGATCGACAGCCTCCGGTCCCTCGAGGACGTGCGTCTCCTGCGGGATCGTGCCGTGCGCGACTACCAGCGAGCCGTGGCGGACCTCGAGCGCGCTGTCGGACGACCCCTCTCGAGTCTCACGCCCTAG
- a CDS encoding cytochrome c, with product MTALYALNVGGPGPATDELDPREREAAERGSALYLTHCAECHGSRLEGQPHWKHRRPDGTYPAPPHDETGHTWHHPDWQLRSIIREGGQARATAGFRSGMPAFGDKLNDEEIDAVLAFIKSYWPPEIRRRQEEANRGRHP from the coding sequence TTGACCGCGCTCTACGCCCTGAACGTGGGTGGGCCTGGGCCGGCTACGGACGAGTTGGATCCGCGCGAGCGCGAGGCCGCGGAACGCGGCTCTGCGCTGTACCTCACTCACTGCGCCGAGTGCCACGGCAGTCGTCTGGAAGGGCAGCCCCACTGGAAGCACCGCAGACCCGACGGCACCTACCCGGCGCCGCCGCACGATGAAACGGGACACACCTGGCACCATCCGGACTGGCAGCTCCGGTCGATCATCAGGGAGGGAGGGCAGGCGCGAGCCACCGCGGGCTTCCGCAGCGGCATGCCCGCGTTCGGTGACAAGCTGAACGACGAGGAGATCGATGCGGTGCTGGCCTTCATCAAGAGCTACTGGCCCCCGGAGATCCGTCGGCGCCAGGAGGAGGCGAACCGAGGCCGGCACCCCTGA
- a CDS encoding TIGR00730 family Rossman fold protein, with protein MAEREPESGVGCRVDAEALESIGGAPDPLGEKERLSRILRELEAGFDALRDVEPAVAFFGSARSTPKSPEYELARAVSRAVAREGFNVITGGGPGVMEAANRGCREGGGLSVGLNIALPREQSVNRYVERACAFRYFFVRKLMFVRYSCAFLVFPGGFGTLDETFEALTLVQTHKIPHFPVLLFGGDFWKGVIAQLDEMVRSALVTPEERQHVRLVSKVDEAVAILRRCHEGLCADLHKPPLQRRAG; from the coding sequence ATGGCGGAACGAGAGCCGGAGTCGGGCGTTGGCTGTCGCGTCGACGCCGAAGCGCTGGAGAGCATCGGCGGGGCGCCCGACCCGCTGGGAGAGAAGGAGCGCCTCTCGCGCATCCTTCGCGAGCTCGAGGCCGGCTTCGACGCGCTTCGAGACGTCGAGCCCGCAGTGGCCTTCTTCGGCTCTGCGCGCTCGACACCGAAGTCGCCCGAGTACGAGCTGGCTCGTGCCGTCTCGCGCGCGGTGGCCCGCGAGGGCTTCAACGTCATCACGGGCGGCGGGCCAGGCGTGATGGAGGCGGCCAACCGAGGCTGCCGCGAGGGCGGCGGGCTCTCGGTGGGCCTCAACATCGCGCTGCCGCGCGAGCAGAGTGTGAACCGTTACGTCGAGAGGGCCTGCGCATTCCGGTACTTCTTCGTCCGCAAGCTCATGTTCGTGCGCTACTCGTGCGCTTTCCTCGTCTTTCCCGGCGGCTTCGGCACGCTCGACGAGACCTTCGAGGCGCTGACGCTCGTCCAGACCCACAAGATCCCCCACTTCCCGGTCCTGCTCTTCGGTGGCGACTTCTGGAAGGGCGTCATCGCGCAGCTAGACGAAATGGTGCGGAGCGCCCTCGTCACTCCAGAGGAGCGCCAGCACGTGCGGCTCGTATCGAAGGTGGACGAGGCCGTCGCGATCCTGAGACGCTGCCACGAAGGACTCTGCGCCGACCTGCACAAGCCTCCTCTGCAGCGCCGAGCTGGCTGA